A region from the Pirellulales bacterium genome encodes:
- a CDS encoding tetratricopeptide repeat protein: MKRTDGANEKPRARSPNILAAANASRVAKQSAAAGFSSSIPLATSEAANLFDHGCEHEDAGRYHEAMRSYRRAIEVAGPSASWLFNLANVLYRLRRKVEAVEAYRQALSHDDQSHETWNNLGVVLCELKQCDEAMRAFQRTISLAPWFADTLYNLADCLDERGQFEAAQQYWREYLRLDSQSEWSDYARSRLLT, encoded by the coding sequence ATGAAGCGGACGGATGGAGCGAACGAAAAACCGAGGGCACGATCGCCCAACATTCTCGCCGCCGCCAACGCGTCACGTGTTGCGAAACAGAGTGCCGCTGCGGGCTTCTCAAGCAGCATCCCCCTGGCGACATCCGAGGCAGCAAACCTGTTCGACCATGGTTGTGAGCATGAGGACGCCGGTCGCTACCACGAGGCGATGCGCTCGTACCGCCGCGCGATCGAAGTGGCTGGCCCATCGGCCTCGTGGTTGTTCAATCTGGCCAACGTTCTTTATCGCTTGCGTCGCAAGGTCGAAGCGGTCGAAGCATATCGCCAGGCCCTAAGCCACGACGACCAGTCGCACGAAACCTGGAACAACCTGGGCGTGGTGCTCTGCGAGTTGAAACAATGCGACGAGGCGATGCGCGCCTTTCAACGCACGATCAGCCTGGCGCCGTGGTTTGCTGATACGCTGTATAACCTGGCCGACTGCCTGGATGAGCGCGGCCAGTTCGAGGCCGCGCAGCAATACTGGCGCGAATATCTCCGTCTCGA
- a CDS encoding Ku protein — protein sequence MPRYSWKGFLRLSLVSVPVQAFNAVQSDEGKISLHQLHDKDHARIRYVKMCPQHGEIPTSEIVSGYEVSKDEYVVIEPDELDALRTPSEKAITLDAFIAPDSVDPVYFAGKNYYLMPDGEGGAKPYAVLLQAMEKQDKWGLGQAVMFGREHLVLVRPHEGLLSLALLNYAQTVRSTADYDVGESKVSATELKLAETLIKASTAKKVNLGQYQDEYVHKLRMLIDAKVEGREIVTPPGEEEPLVVNLMEALKASVAKASKRPAAGRAAKPAKKLAASHRSSAAKKRKTS from the coding sequence ATGCCACGTTACAGCTGGAAGGGCTTTCTCCGCCTCAGCCTGGTTTCGGTGCCGGTGCAGGCTTTCAACGCCGTGCAGAGCGATGAGGGCAAGATCTCGCTGCATCAATTGCACGACAAAGATCATGCCCGTATTCGCTACGTGAAGATGTGTCCGCAGCACGGCGAGATCCCCACGAGCGAGATCGTCTCGGGCTATGAAGTGAGCAAGGACGAATATGTCGTGATCGAGCCGGACGAGCTCGATGCCCTGCGGACGCCGTCCGAAAAGGCGATCACGCTCGACGCGTTCATCGCGCCGGACTCGGTCGACCCGGTCTATTTCGCGGGCAAAAACTATTACCTGATGCCCGATGGAGAGGGGGGCGCGAAGCCGTATGCGGTGCTCCTTCAGGCCATGGAAAAGCAGGATAAGTGGGGCCTGGGGCAGGCGGTGATGTTCGGCCGCGAGCATCTGGTTTTGGTGCGCCCGCACGAAGGTCTCTTGTCGCTCGCGCTGTTGAACTATGCCCAAACGGTGCGGAGCACAGCCGACTATGATGTCGGCGAGTCCAAAGTCTCGGCCACCGAGTTGAAGCTGGCGGAAACGCTGATCAAAGCCTCGACCGCCAAGAAGGTCAATCTCGGTCAATACCAAGACGAGTACGTGCATAAACTGCGTATGCTGATCGACGCCAAGGTCGAAGGGCGCGAAATCGTCACGCCCCCTGGTGAAGAAGAACCGCTGGTCGTTAATCTGATGGAAGCCTTGAAAGCGAGCGTCGCCAAGGCCAGCAAACGACCGGCTGCGGGGCGCGCCGCCAAGCCAGCCAAGAAGCTGGCCGCCAGCCATCGTTCGTCGGCCGCCAAAAAACGCAAGACGTCCTGA
- a CDS encoding RNA polymerase sigma factor RpoD/SigA, with amino-acid sequence MATSMPKTRRRTTAAVQSPLETYLREINETSLLSAIEERELAVAIGLGDTAARDRMVRANLRLVVNIARGYTGKGLGLQDLIEEGNLGLLRAVEGFDPAMGTRFSTYASYWIKQSIKRALINTAKTIRIPAYMVELLSKWRRATIRLSEELGRTPTPEEIGRVLGLPRKKLPIIKKAIRIYSSTPQTDQSEAGWSLSEMVMDERSRNPEDEMVEGDNLMHVMQQLETMDPREATVLRLRFGLDDNEPRTLKEIGEALGLTRERVRQIETEALGKLAAGLSVG; translated from the coding sequence ATGGCGACCTCCATGCCGAAGACACGCCGACGAACCACAGCCGCCGTACAGTCTCCTCTCGAGACGTATCTGCGTGAAATCAACGAGACCTCACTTCTCTCGGCCATCGAAGAGCGCGAGCTGGCCGTCGCCATCGGCCTGGGCGACACCGCTGCCCGCGATCGCATGGTCCGCGCCAATCTGCGTTTGGTCGTGAACATCGCTCGCGGTTACACGGGCAAGGGGCTCGGCCTGCAGGATCTGATCGAGGAAGGCAACCTGGGACTGCTGCGTGCCGTCGAAGGGTTCGACCCCGCGATGGGCACACGCTTCAGCACGTATGCCAGTTACTGGATCAAGCAATCCATCAAGCGGGCGCTGATCAACACCGCCAAGACGATTCGCATCCCGGCCTACATGGTCGAGCTGTTGTCGAAGTGGCGCCGAGCCACGATTCGCCTTTCGGAAGAGTTGGGCCGTACGCCCACGCCGGAAGAGATCGGCCGCGTCCTCGGCCTGCCGCGCAAGAAGCTGCCGATCATCAAGAAAGCCATCCGCATCTACAGCTCGACGCCACAGACGGATCAATCCGAGGCGGGCTGGTCGCTGTCCGAGATGGTCATGGACGAACGCAGCCGCAACCCCGAAGACGAGATGGTCGAGGGTGACAACCTGATGCACGTCATGCAGCAGTTGGAGACCATGGACCCGCGCGAGGCGACGGTCCTGCGGCTGCGGTTCGGGCTGGACGACAACGAGCCGCGCACGCTGAAGGAAATCGGCGAGGCCCTCGGCCTGACCCGCGAGCGAGTGCGACAGATCGAGACCGAAGCCCTGGGCAAGCTGGCGGCCGGGCTGTCAGTCGGCTAA